TAACCGCACTAGCTCCGTAAAGGCTCATCACATCAATAATGCCGACACCACGAATTTCCAAGAGATGACGAAGAATCTCAGCAGGCTCTCCCCAGAGAGTCATTTCATCCTTGGCAAAAATATCGACCCGGTCATCTGCCACTAAACGATGGCCACGCTTGACTAACTCAAGACCAGTTTCACTTTTACCAATACCACTGTCTCCTTGAATCAGCACTCCCATTCCGTAGATGTCCATCAATACGCCATGAACACTGGTTCTGACCGCCAAACGTGAGTCAAGGAAACTAGAAATTTCCCCTGATAGACGGCTGGTTGATGTGCGGCTGGTAAGAATCGCGATTTGCTTTTCTTCCGCTGCTCGTCGCATTTCTTCAGGAATCTCCAAATTGCGCGCCACAATGACAACTGGTGTTTCTGGTTGAAACATTTTCAGAAGGACTTGATGACGATTGTGGGATGTCATCTTCATCAGATAAGACCACTCCTTCATCCCAATCAGCTGAATCCGTTCTGGCGTGTAGTAGTCAAAATAGCCGGTCATTTCAAGACCCGGCCGCGAAATATCCGATGTCGAAATCTCCTTTTCTAAGAGGTCATCACTGCCGTAAACTATGCGTAAACGGACTTTTTCAATCAAATCTTTGACCTTTACAGACATTCCCTGCTCCCTTCAAATTTATCTTTCTCTATTATAGCAAATTTTTACCCTAAAAGAGTTTTTAAGATTGGAAATTAAGCAGGATTTTTCCCTAGATGCTTGTAAAAACATCTGCCAGCCAGCAAAAAGGCCAGTCAAAACAACTAGCCTATCCACCTTTGGAGAATTCTTTTTTGACTTTGAAAGCATGGATGGCTCTCGATAAAGGCTGGTATTTCTCTTAGAGCCAGCCAGATATGAGCATCAGTTTCGCCTACCTGATAGCAAACTTGGCTCTTGTCCCCAGACACCACCGCTTCATAGAAATCAAAGTGGCACTGGTCTTCGACAGAGCACACCTGCTCCAATAGTCTGATACTGTCAGGAACTAGGCCTGTTTCTTCTTCTAGTTCCCGCAGGGCGGCTGTCTGACTATCCTCTCCTGCCAATACACTACCTCCCGCTCCAAACTCATAGTAGCCAGGATAGAGACTTTTATTTGCTGATCGTCGCATACAGAGAAAATCACCATCCTGATGGCGAACCAAGACATTGACACAAAGATGAAACTGGCCTTCAGGAATTTTTTCTCCTCGAATTAGGAGATGCGGGAGCTGACTTCGATTCAAGTCATAGGCATTCCAAACTTCTGTCATATTTCCTCCTTGGATAAATGCTTAGGTTTTCTTTGAATTTGTAAGGTTCAGTCTATTTCACTCTGATTATTTTCAGTTTGAGAAATAGCTCGCTTTTTATAGTTAGAAAGGTTTATTGAATGAGCCATAGAGTATACAATTGTATTTGAAAGCAGCATACCAAAAACATAAAATAGGCTATTAGGAAGAGAGTTGATAATGTTTTGGAAACCTCCAACAAAACCATAAATTACGAAACATAGAACTGGCAGAAATAAGATAGATACAAGTCCTACTAAACGCTTTGAGCTTTGCTCCGGGGTTAAAACTTTCCAGAAAAAGAAGAAATTCCACAAGCCAAATGGAAAAGCTAAATTACCTATAAAGAAAACAAAGAAGGTAGCATAACCTCCTGCCACCATGCCTGCTGCAAAAATAAGAACTATATGTAGAATTAAACTAATAATCAAATACAGGAAAAATTTCAAAATATATAATGGTAAAGAAAATTGTTTCATTTAAATCTCTTTCTAAGCTTTAAGGTAATCGGTTGAATCAGCCTTTTCTATTTTTGGGGATGTCTGAAGCTAGGCAAATCGTAAGCCTATGTAGCATAAGCTATATAAAATAACTACGAATACCGTTCTTCAAAATAACAATCAGGGATAGGAACGCTTAAAGCAGCAATTTGAGTGTTGGTAGCCTAATGGAAAATGTTTCTTATAATTGTTATCTTTCCTCTACATCTAGCAAAAATTCGGGAACACTACCCGAATTTCTCTCTTTCATAATTACCAAAACCAGCCGTCATTGTCATTGATTGGCTCGGCATCTTTCATTTTACGAGGGCCTGTTCCATACATTTCCGCTTCCACATCTTCCTTGTAAGGCATCACGACAGCCAGCAAAATATAAATCAAAATTCCTAAGCCAAAATTGAAAACTGTAAAAATGATGAATAAAAAGCGTAACAAACCAAGATCAAAGTTGAATTTATCGGCCAGTCCCGATAAAACCCCTGAAATCACTCGGTTTCTTCTTAATTTATAAAATTTAGTTTTCATGGTGACGACCTCAACTCTCATTCTTTCCTTCATTTTATCATAGCGAAAGGGCAAAAAAATCAGCCCCAAGGCTGATTCTGCAGTTATCAGTTTTTCATTCACTCAGCCTCTGTTTGTTTCCTCTTTGAGGAATGCCAGTTGGCCTCTACAGCGTCCGCAACGGTATTTTTGAAGATTGACCCTACGTCTGCGACGGATAAGTGCTCCGCAGCTCAGGCATTCATAGATGAGAAGGGATTGCGAATCTGACAATGAGGGGGCGTAGCGCAGACCATCCACCTGCTTGAGTAATTCTTTAAAATCCCTATCTCCATGGCGGTAGCCTTTACCCTGATAATAAAGATGATAGTGGACCAACTCATGGCGGACAATTTTTCGGAAGATCTCCAGCCCAAAAGTTTCATAGATTTTTGGGTTAAAATCCAGATGGCCGTCTTTAGGAAAGAAGCGTCCTCCTGTAGTACGGAGACGCTTATTCCAAAAAGCTTGGTGGCTAAATTCCCAGCCAAAATCTTCCAGCGAAACTTGCTTAACGTAGTTAGTTAGATTCATTTGGTGCTATCAGAGAGAGGTTGACCCTCTCCCGCTCCACATCCAGTTTATCCACCCAGACAGTGACCAAATCGCCAACCGACAAGACTTGACTAGGGTGTTTAATGAAATTTTTGCTGATTTTAGAAATATGGATAAGGCCATCTTCGTGGATACCGATATCCACAAAGGCTCCGAAATCAACGACATTGCGGACAACACCCTCAAGTTTTTGACCGATGCGCAAATCCTTAATATCCAAGACATCCTGCCGCAGAACTGGCGCGTCAAAGGAATCACGCAAATCCCGACCAGGCTTGAGCAGATCAGCAATAATATCTTTGAGGGTTTCTTCTCCCAAGCCTAGCTCTGTAGCCAAACTAGCAGTCTGCACTGCTTTTAATTTGGCTTGGGCTGCTTCATCCAAACTGCTAATTTCCAGACGCTTAAAGAGTTCTTCTACTGCCTTATAAGACTCTGGGTGAACGCCTGTATTGTCTAGCAGGTTATCACTTTCAGGAATACGCAGGAAGCCGGCTGCCTGTTCAAAAGCCTTTGCGCCCAGACGCGGCACTTTCTTGATGGCCTCGCGAGACCGAATCAAGCCTTCCGTTTCCCGATACTTGACAATATTTTCTGAGATAGTTTTATTAAGACCAGCTACATGGGCCAGTAGGGCTGGACTGGCGGTGTTGATATTAACTCCGACTTGGTTAACCACGGTATCAACGACAAAGTCCAAACTTTCAGACAGCTTTTTCTGGCTGACATCATGCTGGTACTGACCAACTCCGATGGACTTAGGATCAATCTTGACCAGCTCAGCCAAAGGATCCTGCAGACGGCGGGCAATGGAAATAGCTGAGCGCTTTTCAACCGTCAAATCTGGAAACTCATGACGAGCCAGTTCACTAGCAGAGTAGACAGATGCTCCGCTTTCATTGACGATAACATAGCTGACATCTGGATGGGATTTCAAAACTTCAGCTACAAAGGCTTCGCTTTCTCGGCTAGCCGTTCCATTTCCAATGGCAATAATTTCCACGCCAAACTGCTCAATCAGCTCCGATAACTCTTTCTTAGATGCTTCAATCTGAGTTGGCTTTGCTGGTGGAACGGGATAGATGACATGAGTCGTCAGCATCTTTCCTGTCGCATCCACAACAGCTAGCTTGGCTCCTGTCCGAAAGGCTGGGTCAAAGCCCAGTACTACACGACCTTTGAGAGGGGCAATCAGGAGGAGATTGCGGAGGTTTTCTGAGAAGAGCTGAATGGCTCCATCCTCAGCGGCCTCAGTCAGCTCGGTCCGAATACGGCGCTCCATGGCTGGAATGATTTTCTTTTTAACCGCTTGCTGGATAGCTTCGATAATATAGGCATTTTTCACCTTGAAGCGTACTTCAAAGAAACGCAGAATTTTCTCAATATTGTGCTCAAAACCAACCTTGAGAATACCTAGCT
This genomic window from Streptococcus cristatus AS 1.3089 contains:
- a CDS encoding PspC domain-containing protein, giving the protein MKTKFYKLRRNRVISGVLSGLADKFNFDLGLLRFLFIIFTVFNFGLGILIYILLAVVMPYKEDVEAEMYGTGPRKMKDAEPINDNDGWFW
- a CDS encoding NUDIX hydrolase: MTEVWNAYDLNRSQLPHLLIRGEKIPEGQFHLCVNVLVRHQDGDFLCMRRSANKSLYPGYYEFGAGGSVLAGEDSQTAALRELEEETGLVPDSIRLLEQVCSVEDQCHFDFYEAVVSGDKSQVCYQVGETDAHIWLALREIPAFIESHPCFQSQKRILQRWIG
- a CDS encoding Tex family protein; amino-acid sequence: MENLNIEKIAQKLGLKEKQVSQVLELTAEGNTIPFIARYRKEMTGNLDEVEIKAIIDLDKSMTALAERKATVLAKIEEQGKLTDALRSEIEAAEKLADVEELYLPYKEKRRTKATIAREAGLFPLARLILQDAANLQEEAEKLTSEAFPTAEAALAGAVDILTEAISEDTKLRAWTYHEIQTNSSIVSSLKDGDLDEKQVFQIYYDFSEKVATMQGYRTLALNRGEKLGILKVGFEHNIEKILRFFEVRFKVKNAYIIEAIQQAVKKKIIPAMERRIRTELTEAAEDGAIQLFSENLRNLLLIAPLKGRVVLGFDPAFRTGAKLAVVDATGKMLTTHVIYPVPPAKPTQIEASKKELSELIEQFGVEIIAIGNGTASRESEAFVAEVLKSHPDVSYVIVNESGASVYSASELARHEFPDLTVEKRSAISIARRLQDPLAELVKIDPKSIGVGQYQHDVSQKKLSESLDFVVDTVVNQVGVNINTASPALLAHVAGLNKTISENIVKYRETEGLIRSREAIKKVPRLGAKAFEQAAGFLRIPESDNLLDNTGVHPESYKAVEELFKRLEISSLDEAAQAKLKAVQTASLATELGLGEETLKDIIADLLKPGRDLRDSFDAPVLRQDVLDIKDLRIGQKLEGVVRNVVDFGAFVDIGIHEDGLIHISKISKNFIKHPSQVLSVGDLVTVWVDKLDVERERVNLSLIAPNESN
- the hprK gene encoding HPr(Ser) kinase/phosphatase, which translates into the protein MSVKVKDLIEKVRLRIVYGSDDLLEKEISTSDISRPGLEMTGYFDYYTPERIQLIGMKEWSYLMKMTSHNRHQVLLKMFQPETPVVIVARNLEIPEEMRRAAEEKQIAILTSRTSTSRLSGEISSFLDSRLAVRTSVHGVLMDIYGMGVLIQGDSGIGKSETGLELVKRGHRLVADDRVDIFAKDEMTLWGEPAEILRHLLEIRGVGIIDVMSLYGASAVKDSSQVQIAVYLENYDTNKTFDRLGNNAEELEVSGVRIPRIRIPVKTGRNISVVIEAAAMNYRAKEMGFDATKIFEERLTNLISQNEVKDA
- a CDS encoding SprT family protein, whose translation is MNLTNYVKQVSLEDFGWEFSHQAFWNKRLRTTGGRFFPKDGHLDFNPKIYETFGLEIFRKIVRHELVHYHLYYQGKGYRHGDRDFKELLKQVDGLRYAPSLSDSQSLLIYECLSCGALIRRRRRVNLQKYRCGRCRGQLAFLKEETNRG